In the genome of Halosolutus amylolyticus, the window GAGTACGGCGGCTCGAAGGGCGGCTCGACCCGCTACCGCGTCGCCCCCGACAAGCGCGCCGACGGCTCGAAGAACCTGATCCGCACCATCCTCCAGCAGCTCGAAGACGAGGGGCTCGTCGACATCGCGGAGGGTGAGGGCCGCCGCGTCACCCCCGAAGGACAGAGCCTGCTCGACGACACCGCCGGCGAGGTCCTCGAAGAACTCGATCGCCCGGAACTCGAGCGCTACGCGTAAACGATCGCAAACTGTGTCGTTTTCGGGACGCCGATCACGTCGAGAGGCCTCACTTTCCGCGGTCCGTAATCATTTTCCCGCCTGCAGGACAAGAGTGTGATATAGCTATGAGCGGATCACCCGACGAGGAGAAACTCGAGGAACTCCGACAGAAGAAGATGGAGCAGCTCCAGGAGCAGGCCGAGGGCCAGCAGGGGAGCGAAGCCCAGGAGGCCGCCCAGCAACAGGCCGAGGCCCAGAAGAAGGCCCTCCTGCGCCAGCACCTGACCGACGACGCCCGCAAACGGCTCAACACCGTCAAGATGAGCAAGCCCCAGTTCGGCGAACAGGTCGAACGGCAGGTCGTCACCCTCGCCCGATCGGGACGCATCCAGGGCAAGATCGACGACGGGAAGATGAAACAGCTCCTCCAGGAGCTCAAGCCCGACTCGAAGAGCTTCGACATCAAGCGCCGGTGATGGAGCTCGGACTGCTCTACAGCGGCGGGAAGGACTCGACGCTCGCAGCGCTTCTCCTCGACGAGTTCTACGACGTCACGCTGGTGACCGGTCACTTCGGCGTCACCGACGACTGGAAACACGCCCGGAACACCGCCGAGTCGGTCGACTTCGCGTTCGAACGGCTCGATCTCGACCCCGACGTCGCCCGCGAGGCCGTCGATCGGATCCGCGAGGACGGCTTCCCGCGCAACGGCATCCAGCGGGTTCACCGGCACGCCCTCGAACGGCTGGCCGAACAGGGGTTCGACGCGATCGCCGACGGAACCCGACGCGACGATCGGGTGCCGACGGTCTCGCGCGCACAGGCCCAGAGCCTGGAGGATCGCCACGGCGTCGACTACATCGCCCCGCTATCGGGGTTCGGTCGGACCGCAGTCGATCGGCTGGTCGACGCCCACCTCAAGGTGACGGTCGGGCCGAGCGAGGCGATCGACCGGGCCGACTACGAGGCCGAGTTGCGGGCGCTCATCGCCGAGGCGGACGGTCCCGGGCGGGTGGCCGATCTCTTCCCCGCGCACGACCAGACGTACGTCACCGACGTGCGCTAAAGTCCCGTCTCCGGCACCGACCGTCGTCGGACCGTCGCGACCGATCCCGGCGACGGCGCGGACGTTAACGAGCGCGTTACTGTCTTTTCCTCGCGATAGTAGGGCCATAACCAAACCCGAGTTCGTGGGAGCCGATCCCACGCATGAGCGAACGCACGCAAGTACGCGAGGTCTTCGCGGACGTCGAGCCCGACCCGGACGCGATCCTCGAGGCGACCGGTGCCGACTCCCCGGCGGAGCTAATCGCTGGCGGCGGGAGACACGACCCGATCGCGGACGAGGCGGCCGACGAGACGGCCGTCGCGGACCTGCTCGGGAACCTGAAGGACGCGGCGGACGAAACGGGCGAGCCAGCGGCCGATCGAGAGATCGACGACCCCGCATCGGGTCGAGATCCCGGGTCGGCGGATGAGTCGACGGACGACAGCGGGTCCGACGGGTCGATCGAGATGGAAATCACGTTCGGCGAACCGTCCGTGACGGTCCGCCGGGGTGACGGCGCCGCCATCGACGACCTGCTCGGCGGCGATCCGACACCGGACCGGCCGCGGGTAGCCGGCGTCGAGTCTGCCGGGATGGAACTGGTCGGTTCGCCGACGGTCACTCGCGTCTCGAGCGACGCGTTCGGGAGTCCCTGAGCAGACGCACGCGCCGATCGTACCGCAGTCACGTTGCCGGCGGACTAGGTGAACTCGAACCGGGCACCGCCGGCCTCGCTCTCGGTGATCGTCACGTCCCAGCCGTGGGCGTCGGCGATCGCCCGGACGATCGCCAGTCCGAGTCCGGAGCCGTCTTCGGCGGTCGAGTACCCGCGTTCGAGCACGTTCTCGCGTTCGTCCTCGGGGATGCCGGGTCCGTCATCCGCGACGAAGAAGCCGCCCGGGCAGGGTCCGACCCGGATGTGGACGTCCTCGCCGCCGTGGTCGATCGCGTCGTCAGCGCGGGAATCGCGCTGACTGCTTGTCGAACCGTGTTCGACACTGTTCCGGAAGCAGTTCTCGAACAGCTGCTTCGCGCGTTGTGGATCGACCTCCAGCGTGTGGTTCCCCTCCGTTTCGAGGGTCGCGTCGTGCGTTTCGGTCGCCGTCCACGCCTCGCCCGCGAGTTCGACCAGCGGCACGTCGTAGGGGTCCTCGACCTGCGTGCCGTTGCGGGCGACCGAGAGCGACTCCTCGATCAGTTCGTCCATCCGGTCGAGCGCGCCGTCGACCGCTTTGAGGTGTTCGGCCTCGCCCGTCTCGAAGGCGGCGTCGAGTCGGCCGCGGGCTACCCCGAGCGGGTTCCGGAGGTCGTGGCTGACGACGCTCGCGAACTCCTCTAACCGTTCGCTCTGGCGGCGCGCCTCCCGGACCGCGGCCCGCTGGCGGATCTCGTAGATGCCGGCGATCGTTCCCGCCGCGACGCCGACCGTGCCGCCCATCAACATGAGATACAGCGGTTTGAGCGCGCCGGTGCCGTCGAGATACAGCACGTAGAGGTGGAGCGACGTCACGAACGTCCCCGCGAGAAAGCCCCCGGCACCGTAGGCGAAGACGGTAAGTCGATCCCGGAGCGAGACGTCCCCCGCCACCAGTGTCCGATCGGCGAAGACGACGGCCGAGGCGGCCAGCAGGGGGACGACACTCTCGAGAAGGGCCTGGGTGCTGAAGGCCTCGCCGGCGATGCGGGCACCGATGACGGCCGCGAGAAAGAGCCCGAGTGCCGACAGCGGCGACACGGGCACCTGTTCGCCGACATCGGTGACCCAGTCCTCGTCTCCCAGGGGTTGCACAGTGAACGTCAGCAGCCACGTTCCTATCAAGGTACGGGAGAATATCGATCGGGGGACCATCGAACCAACGTGCGCGACCGACGAATCAAACGGCGGTGACGGATCGGGTGGAATCGGACCGGCGGAAGGAAGGATAGAAGTTCGCCGTCGGCGAACGCCCTGTCATGTACGACCGGATCAAGGGCTTTCGAGACTTCTATCCCGGCGAGATGGGCGCGCGGCGGGCGACCATCGATACGCTGGAGGAGACCGCCAGCAGGTACGGCTTCCGCGAGATCGGGACCCCGGCGCTCGAACGGGCCGAGATGTGGACCGACAAGAGCGGCGAGGACATCGTCGACGAACTGTACGCGTTCGAGGACCAGGGCGGCCGCCACGTGACGCTGACGCCGGAACTCACGCCGACGGTGGCGCGGATGGTCGTCGCAAAACAGCAGGAACTGTCGAAGCCGATCAAGTGGTTCTCGACGCGGCCGTTCTGGCGCTACGAGCAGGTCCAGCAGGGTCGCCAGCGCGAGTTCTACCAGACGAACGTCGACATCTTCGGCTCGTCCGAACCCGAGGCCGACGCCGAAATCCTCGCGTGGGCGGCCGACGCCCTGACCAACCTCGGTCTCACCGAGGAGCACTTCGAGTTCCGCATCTCCCACCGGGACATCCTCGGGGGCGTCCTCGAGACGTACGACGCCGACGTGGACGTCACGGAGGCGATTCGGGCCGTCGACAAGTCCGAGAAGATCTCGCAGGCCGAGTACCACGACCTGCTCGTCGAGGCCGGCCTCACGTACGATCAGGCCGCCGAGTTCGACGACCTCATCGCGAGCGGCGACCTCGACGCGGTCGAGGAATTCGCCGACACCGATCGCGTCACTGCCGCCGTCGAGAACCTCCAGAACGTCCTCGCGGCCGCCGAGGACTTCGGCGCGCGCGAGCACTGCACTATCTCGCTCGAGACGGCCCGCGGACTGGACTACTACACCGGCGTCGTCTTCGAGTGTTTCGATTCGACTGGCGAGGTCTCCCGGTCGATCTTCGGCGGCGGCCGCTACGACGACCTCATCGAGGGGTTCGGCGGCCAGCCGACGCCCGCCGTCGGCGTCGCACCGGGGCTCGCACCGCTGTCACTGCTCCTGCAGCGGGCGGGCGTCTGGCCCGACGAGGAACTGGTGACCGAGTACTACGTCCTCCAGGTCGGCGACACCCGATCGGAGGCCGCCCGGATCACCCGGGACCTGCGGGATCGCGGCCACGTCGTCGAGACCGACGTCGCGGGCCGATCGTTCGGCGCACAGCTGGACTACGCCGACTCGATCAACGCCGGGACGGTCGTCATCGTCGGCGAGCAGGACCTCGCGAACGACGAGGTGACGATCAAGGACATGGAGTCGGGCGACCAGTTCCAGGTCCCAATCGACGAGTTCCCCGGCGATCGGGATCGGCCGACCTACGAGGACTTCGCCTGATCGCCGTCCACACCTCCCGTCTCGCCGCCTCGCGACCGCGCCTGACCCGTCGGTATTAAAGACCCTTTATCGCGTGGGAGAAACGGGCCTGTTCCTGCCGAATGGGAGCAATATACCGGTATTAACCCCCGAGAGAGTCAACTCTCATCTGTGAGGTGACGACCAATGGCAACCAATCAAGCAACCGTACAGTGGCTCGGGAGGCAGCAGGAGTTCGAATACGCCGACTCGGTCGCCGGCTACGTGATGGTCGGTATCCGACTGATCGTCGGGTACTGGTTCCTCCACGCAGGGTGGACGAAGTTCGCGTTCGTCGCAGGTGAGCCGTTCGACGCGGCCGGCTACCTGATGCACGCGGAGACGCCGATCGCCGGCCTGTTCGAGATCGTCGCGACGACGCCCTGGCTGCTCGAGTTCACCAACGTGATGATCCCCCTCGGCGAGTTCCTAATCGGCCTGGGGCTCATCCTGGGGGCGCTCGTGCGCCTCGCCGCCTTCTTCGGCGGCGTCCTGATGACGTTGTTCTACCTGGGCAACGCCGACTGGGCGCACGGCTACGTCAACGGGGACCTGCTGGGTCTCATGTTGTTCGTGATCATCGGCGTCTTCGCCGCGGGCCGCATCCTCGGCGTCGACGCCTACCTCGAACAACTCGAGTTCGTGCAACGGCGGCCGTGGCTCCGGTACCTCCTCGGCTGATGCCGCGGGGGCAACGCCCGGCCGACCACTCGAACCGCCACCAGTGACGCTCTCCCGGCTGTCCGAGATTCGACCACTGTGCCCGGCGATCGGAACCCGTCCGCTCGCCGTTCGATAGCAACCGACCGTTTCTCTCGGGTGCGAACCCGATCGATTCTCGCATCTCCGTTACCGGCAGGACCGATCGACGGCCCCAGACCTCGAATCGAGTCGATCGCCGGTCGTGACGCGGTCGATCACGTCACGCCGCTCGATCGGCCCGTGGCCGGTCTCGACGTGGTGGTCGATCATCGCCCGTCCGAGGGCGGTGATCTCGTCCTCGCTCGCTTCTCGCTGCCAGTCACACTCGGTGCAGTACGCGGTCGGCACGACCGAAACGTCGGGATCGGTCGGACTGAATGCCCCGGTTCACATGTCGCGCGTATTTATTCAGCGGCCCCGACGGCCCCAGCGTTGTCCGGGCCTCGACGGCCCCAGCATTAACTAGGAGGCCGGTGTACGACGGCCGATGGTCGACACGCCGAACGTCCTGCTCGTCCTCACCGACCAGGAGCGCTACGACTGCAGTGCCCCCGACGGGCCGCCGGTCGAGACCCCGACGATCGATCGACTCGCGAGCGAGGGGATGCGATTCGAACGCGCGTGCACGCCGATCAGCATCTGTACGAGCGCCCGTGCATCGTTGCTGACCGGCCAGTTCCCGCACGGGCACGGGATGCTCAACAACAGCCACGAGGCGGACGCGATCCGGGCAAATCTGCCCGACGGCGTCCCGACCTTTTCGGAGGCGCTCGCGACGGGCGACAGCGGCTACGAACTCACGTACACGGGCAAGTGGCACGTCGGCCACGATCAGACCCCCGAGGACTTCGGCTTTGCCTACCTCGGCGGGAGCGACGTCCACCACGACGACATCGACGACGCGTTTCGCGAGTACCGCGAGGAGCGCGGGACCCCGATGGACGAGGTGGAGTTCGAGGAGGCGGTCTACACCGGTGGCGGCGAGGGCACCTTCGTCGCCGCGAAGGCGCCGATCGACGTCGCGGACACCCGGGCGTACTTCCTCGCCGAGCGGACGATCGACACGATCGAGGCCCACGCGACCGGCGATCGAGACGGGCCGTTCTTCCACCGGGCGGACTTCTACGGCCCGCATCATCCCTACGTGATCCCCGAGCCCTACGCCTCGATGTACGATCCCGGCGAGATCGACCCCCCGGACAGCTATCTCGAAACGTTCGACGGGAAGCCACAGGTCCACGAGAACTTCGTCGACTACCGCGGCGTCAGGGGGTTCGACTGGGACACCTGGGCCGAGGTGCTCGCGAAGTACTGGGGGTTCGTGACGCTGATCGACGAGCAACTCGAGCGGATCCTCGACGCGCTCGAAGCGTACGGACTGGCCGACGACACAGCGGTGATCCACACCTCGGATCACGGCGACTTCGTCGGGGGCCACCGCCAGTTCAACAAGGGGCCGCTGATGTACGACGACACCTACCGTATCCCGCTGCAGGTGCGCTGGCCGGGAGTCACCGAGCCGGGATCGGTCTGCGAGTTCCCCGTCCACCTGCACGACCTCGCGCCGACGATCCTCGAGATGGCCGGCGTCTCGATTCCGGATTCGTTCCACGCCCGGAGCCTCGTCCCGTTTCTCGAGGGCGACGATCCGGACGACTGGCCCGACTCGACGTTCGCCCAGTACCACGGCGAGGAGTTCGGTCTCTACACCCAGCGGATGGTCCGCACCGATCGATACAAGTACGTCTACAACGGCCCGGATATCGACGAACTGTACGACCTCGATCGCGACCCCGCCGAACTGCAGAACCTGATCGACCACCCCGAGTACGCCGACGCGCGATCGGCGATGCGAAAGCGACTGGTCGAGTGGATGTACGAGA includes:
- a CDS encoding 30S ribosomal protein S19e, whose translation is MATMYDVPADDLIEALAEDLEDRLDEPDWSEFVKTGVDRELPPEQEDFWATRAASLLRKVADRGPVGVERLSTEYGGSKGGSTRYRVAPDKRADGSKNLIRTILQQLEDEGLVDIAEGEGRRVTPEGQSLLDDTAGEVLEELDRPELERYA
- a CDS encoding DNA-binding protein; the protein is MSGSPDEEKLEELRQKKMEQLQEQAEGQQGSEAQEAAQQQAEAQKKALLRQHLTDDARKRLNTVKMSKPQFGEQVERQVVTLARSGRIQGKIDDGKMKQLLQELKPDSKSFDIKRR
- a CDS encoding DUF7411 family protein; the protein is MELGLLYSGGKDSTLAALLLDEFYDVTLVTGHFGVTDDWKHARNTAESVDFAFERLDLDPDVAREAVDRIREDGFPRNGIQRVHRHALERLAEQGFDAIADGTRRDDRVPTVSRAQAQSLEDRHGVDYIAPLSGFGRTAVDRLVDAHLKVTVGPSEAIDRADYEAELRALIAEADGPGRVADLFPAHDQTYVTDVR
- a CDS encoding sensor histidine kinase; the encoded protein is MQPLGDEDWVTDVGEQVPVSPLSALGLFLAAVIGARIAGEAFSTQALLESVVPLLAASAVVFADRTLVAGDVSLRDRLTVFAYGAGGFLAGTFVTSLHLYVLYLDGTGALKPLYLMLMGGTVGVAAGTIAGIYEIRQRAAVREARRQSERLEEFASVVSHDLRNPLGVARGRLDAAFETGEAEHLKAVDGALDRMDELIEESLSVARNGTQVEDPYDVPLVELAGEAWTATETHDATLETEGNHTLEVDPQRAKQLFENCFRNSVEHGSTSSQRDSRADDAIDHGGEDVHIRVGPCPGGFFVADDGPGIPEDERENVLERGYSTAEDGSGLGLAIVRAIADAHGWDVTITESEAGGARFEFT
- the hisS gene encoding histidine--tRNA ligase, with protein sequence MYDRIKGFRDFYPGEMGARRATIDTLEETASRYGFREIGTPALERAEMWTDKSGEDIVDELYAFEDQGGRHVTLTPELTPTVARMVVAKQQELSKPIKWFSTRPFWRYEQVQQGRQREFYQTNVDIFGSSEPEADAEILAWAADALTNLGLTEEHFEFRISHRDILGGVLETYDADVDVTEAIRAVDKSEKISQAEYHDLLVEAGLTYDQAAEFDDLIASGDLDAVEEFADTDRVTAAVENLQNVLAAAEDFGAREHCTISLETARGLDYYTGVVFECFDSTGEVSRSIFGGGRYDDLIEGFGGQPTPAVGVAPGLAPLSLLLQRAGVWPDEELVTEYYVLQVGDTRSEAARITRDLRDRGHVVETDVAGRSFGAQLDYADSINAGTVVIVGEQDLANDEVTIKDMESGDQFQVPIDEFPGDRDRPTYEDFA
- a CDS encoding TQO small subunit DoxD — translated: MATNQATVQWLGRQQEFEYADSVAGYVMVGIRLIVGYWFLHAGWTKFAFVAGEPFDAAGYLMHAETPIAGLFEIVATTPWLLEFTNVMIPLGEFLIGLGLILGALVRLAAFFGGVLMTLFYLGNADWAHGYVNGDLLGLMLFVIIGVFAAGRILGVDAYLEQLEFVQRRPWLRYLLG
- a CDS encoding sulfatase-like hydrolase/transferase, translating into MVDTPNVLLVLTDQERYDCSAPDGPPVETPTIDRLASEGMRFERACTPISICTSARASLLTGQFPHGHGMLNNSHEADAIRANLPDGVPTFSEALATGDSGYELTYTGKWHVGHDQTPEDFGFAYLGGSDVHHDDIDDAFREYREERGTPMDEVEFEEAVYTGGGEGTFVAAKAPIDVADTRAYFLAERTIDTIEAHATGDRDGPFFHRADFYGPHHPYVIPEPYASMYDPGEIDPPDSYLETFDGKPQVHENFVDYRGVRGFDWDTWAEVLAKYWGFVTLIDEQLERILDALEAYGLADDTAVIHTSDHGDFVGGHRQFNKGPLMYDDTYRIPLQVRWPGVTEPGSVCEFPVHLHDLAPTILEMAGVSIPDSFHARSLVPFLEGDDPDDWPDSTFAQYHGEEFGLYTQRMVRTDRYKYVYNGPDIDELYDLDRDPAELQNLIDHPEYADARSAMRKRLVEWMYETDDPNREWVPDVLADAPEGT